actccgcaggacagttaattataggttggctgtctaccttacatttcctaagaagacatagggggcaacagtgggagaggggcgtcactagggtcccggaagacctccaggccttcccgtcatacgggtgcgtcctagccataacatatctgggggacgagaaactagcaacatctggaactaaagagagagagagctgtagagaacgacaaacgagaacagcagttgtgaggactattccgaatgctcagcagggtaggactacaacacacaggcgctagtggtaggcaacgatttccatctgcgaaggaaactctggaagtgccggccggtctctgatagccctgctaaacgtgctctggattgaggatcctgaagtctgcagtaaagaggtaaagagactgcaaccctgtgtcctcgttattgactgcacctcacaccatcaccatctaccttactgggaagccctggggacatacttcacctgtgggaaggtataccatccagctgccattccatcaccccagcggaccccacagcagcgtcggtcaccctgaccgaacaccacaggtggcgtcatgaacccctgacagactgcaccacctttattggacgccccttagcgggGTCgcagaccaggtctagccaccgtgacagcctcagaaccgaaccagagaggcccggtaccgagaactcgtggccctgtgtctgggggcgatccaactacaTTAGCGCAATGTATGAACATGCAGACTACTGCTGATCAATGCATTAAAGAGAACAGCACCATGGTTGCTGCAGAATGGTTGTTATTCCCATAGAGAGCGTAGCAGTGCCCAGAAACCACCACCAGGGGCAGCGCAGAATTAATACAGTTACACTGCATTAATAAAGGGATTATACAGCGTTTATGTACTCCTTCAAGAGAACCAAAATGTATAATACCACTTTCCAGAGACTTCAGCATGATCTTCCTTGCCTCCTCGCTTACTTCCCGGATAAAATACTGACACAGGGCGGCTGCCATCCTTACAAGGTCATCCTCCTCTCCCAACGCACTGGAGACTAGACTTAGTATTTCTGCAggaaatgctaaaaaaaaagcCAATTTACAGGTTAGTAAGTAAAATGTAAGAgttatgacatctgagtgcagtccgatttccacagactgacagaatggagaagactcCATAAAACAAGGATAATCCAATGCAGAACTAAAATCTGAGGAGGCGTAGATGATTGTGACCCTTCATCACTCACCAATCTGTTGGGGGGCAGCGACAGCCGAAGAAGCGATGGTTACGAGAGCCGAGATTTTATGGCTGCTGTGCACATTACTAAGATCACTTATCAGCTGCTCCAGGGTGACATCTTTCCAACTTGCACCTATAATCAACAAAAATAGAAGTggagccaagttttacaattcttgATACAATTCTTCACCTAACGAGTACAGATTTCTGCAAATATTGAACTGCAAGTCTATTTAGATTAttatttgtcttttttttaattgtattattccTCACTTTGAGCACACCATCCGAGGCACCTTGCACTTCCGTGGATGAGCTTTTGTAGCATGTattttaaaggggatgtctagaATTAgaaatggtgtttttttttttttttttcagaaacagcACCACATATGCCCAAAGGCTGTTTCTGGTATTGCAGCTCCACACTATTTGGACAGATGTTGCCTAAGTGAGATAATACCATTAAAGAAGCCATCAGCAATTCTACTTCTAAGAAGTAAGGATAGCTTTCCGTTTAAGCCATGAAGACTTAGACTTCAAGGCTCAAAAATAAGTTCTTGCAGGAATAACAGGAAGTTTTAGACAATCCATAAACTTTGTACACAAAAAGTAAAGTTAGTAGTGCAATTACAGTGTGCTAATATAAATTattacggtatatactgtgtgtatactcaAAAAACACCTATATGTATCCTACATACAGACCATGAAGGGAATAGCAGCTACAAACACCAAAGAAAACATCCTTCACACAGGGCCAATAAAAtccatatatattttattaacaatggttaaaaataataaacggtAACAGGTATAAAACCACAGCACAGGCAATACAGTGGGATGCCCAAGGCAACAACTCCAAATATGGTAGTAAAAATTATGCCATAATACAAAACGATGCATATAATTGAgccaagtgaccatgtacaaacatgcaaaaaaatggATAAAAAGTAAATACAAGTGTATaaagtaataaataataattacctaaggagttctcctggggacccaccacacccgacgcccgtttcgcaatgaaatgcttcgtccagggatgACGAAGCATTTcgtcacccctggacgaagcatttggaAGCCTTGGGCATCCCACCGTTTTGCCTGTGCTGTGGTTTTATACCTTTTACCGTTTACTATTTTTAACCATtgttaataaagtatatatggattttaTTGGCCCTGTGTGAAGGATGTTTTCTTTGGTGTTTGTGTGTATACTCACTCAACAACCAGGCACCTCTCCACTCAGTCACAATATTGTGCAGAGCCCGCTTCTTAGTTAATGGCCCAGGCTCGGTTTCCTTACTCCCACTGTTACTGCGAATATGCACTTTTGCTGATGTCTCAGATTTCTTAGGACTTCTCTCACTCTTATCCCCGACCACTGTTGGAAGGGCTGCCCAACGTTCTGCTCCTTTCTTAAGTCTCAAAGACCGGTCAATATCTAATAAGAAAATATAGTTAATGTCCAACAGATACAAAAATTGCAATAACataaatcaatataaaaaaatgcaTCTATCATAATCTAATGACATGAACAGTTTTGTTTTGCAAACATCAAAACTAAGAAGCCCCAATGTCATGGAGAATATTAGTTtagttttcttttgtttacaggaaTATTTGATTGCAATATTTTAAGTGAATTTGATTGCAATGTTTTAAGGTAAGGGAGAACATGAGAAGAGTCTGCTGTAAAGATGGCTATTACATTTTAGTGTCACAAAAACTTAAAAACTGCAgaagcggtgaaacgcgcgtcgaggtcagGATACAGAACTCACATCCTCTCTATAATAGCCACAAGTAATGGATCTTAGGATCTTTTGTTAGAATTCATACCTTGATCCACCGTGCTATTCTAGCGTGAGTAATAGGTcactacacacacatattttcTCATATACTACTATTACTATGAGACCACAATCTCATTGATGAACATTTATATCAGTGTCATTATTATACATATGTACTTGCTATTATTATGACTTATGGCTTTGTCATCTTTTATCACTACTTATGCTGACATTCATGTTCACATTGCTATTTGAGCATTGACTATATAGGATGTAATTGTCTGTTTTCTTATATCTTCTGTCACTGTATAAATGTTCCATGTATGACAGAGAGTGTACTACTCCTGTCTTTTTTATTGTattctgtatattttttttattaagactaataaaatttgcatattttattATATTTGATCATGCTGCTCCTTCTGTGACGCTATAGGTATAGGATATGTAGAAAATGTTTGATAGAAGCGAGCTCTTGATATGCAACTATCTTTAGAGAACCTTTTTGTAGGCACAGCTCTCTCCATTCACTTTTAGAGAAGCTGAGAAAATTCCAGCGCACGCTTACAATGTTCTCACTCTCTATGAGTAATTGGAGCTAGCTAATTTCCATTTTCAAGATCGGTGCTGGTACTGAAGATGGGCATGCCATAAGTGTCCAAGATAAAATACCCCATTATGACCCTGGTTGATCAAGTAAGTAAATGTAGTCCATGGAGTCCATGGGAAAGCCAACGTTCAGTTGAATGCCTTGGCCAAAATAAAAGTGGCTTGTTCGGCCCAATCTATTTACAAGCCCCTGGAGCACAATGCTACAGTTGATCCTTGCTCCACCAAGAATGCCCAAAGGAGGCTCCCAGTTTCACGTCCTGAGAACACTCTTTGCTAATGACCTGCGGTCTATTAAACTCGCTGCATGTCAAACATGATTGTGATGGATCCCCCATGTCTAAAATCTGCCCAGGCACTGATGTCGGCCATAACTCATTTCTCTGGCAGACTCCTCTGAGAATTACTCGGTTTTAACACACTGACCTGACTGTCCATCAGAAGACATCCATTGTTTATAAGATCTGGGCACCGATGGCCGAACGTGTTTCTCATATCTGGTGTTGCTATCCATGACAATGCAGTTTTTTTGCTTTGATTCTCTCTGGTGAATAATTTTACTCACCCCTataatgcagaaaaaaaatgttaatttctgAAAACGTTATCAGTTTCGTAAAGatctttagtagtgatgagcgaatatactcgttactcgagatttgacgagcacgctcgggtgacctccgagtattttttagtgctcggagatttagtttccatcacctcagctgaatgatttacatctgttagccagcataagtacatgtgggggttgcctggttgctagggaatccccacatgtaatcaagcaggctagtagctgtaaatcatccagctgtggcaaagaaaactaaatctccgagcactaaaaaatactcagagtaatgagtatattcgctcatcactaatctttagcCAACTAACATGATGCAAGTTGGAAATCAGCACAACTTGGACCAGCAATGAACCCAAGTCACCAAATGCACCAATATTCATCGCCTTCATGGCAGCTATTATCCAGGCATCACGACTCCAAGGATTTGCTTTGGACTACCCCATAATACCTTCTGACTAACCTATATCAAGGATGGGGAAACGCATGGAGGTCGCAGTGATTTGGCACGTTATTCTGTGGTATCTCCTTGTGGCCCTTTTGGTGTGTATGTCTATACACATGTGTGGTTCATGCATCACATCTACCTTTAATTAGGTATGACCTTTTTTTCTATAGTCACTGTGTCCATATTTAAGGATATTTTATGGATATTCATGATTTTTGCTCTCCCAAATTCATCCAGATTAAGGGTGACTTTTGGTGAGTACAGGGCTCCTTAGGGTCTTCTAGGTTTAGAAGACGGTGAGCGGTGGGTCAAATCTTAAGTGCTTTATTTAGGGTGCCAGCCTCTGCGGGTGGCTCTGTAACGGTGCACGTTTGCCCTGCACACTGAGGGCACCAGTGGCAGACAGTATATGGTCCATCTATGGTGGCCACTTTTTGGGAACAGTAAGGGGATACATTAAAATAAATTACAGGATGTGGGAACATCTGTGAAATCTCACTCATGCATGTGACTGGTTCCGTCAAGGGTTCTGGCCAAATCTCAATTTTTGAGATTCCATACAGAAGCGCATAACGGAGTCTTAAAAGTGGTTTAACTGtattgtgaacatagcctaaaaattgCCAAAGCTGGATTTCCAATATCACACAACCTCTTTTTCTCCTAAGGTGACACCAGTACGGCTTAACTGAAACCCAGTACCTGAGTAAAGCTCGCTCTCAAAATCATTTTCTGTGGCATAGACATATTTTCCAACCTTGGGATTCATCAGATCCTGAAGTCTCAAGGGTGGTGCCAATTCAAAATGCTTAATGGATAAAGTTTCTGCTGTCTTGTTTTTGCCACCAACGTCCTGCACTTGTTTTTGAGGTGGTAAATAACCTGGAATCCTGTAGGAGAAGGTCATCGTTAGAGATTGTAAATGTGGAATAAAGAACATGACAATGTTTACCAGCTTACTTGTAAAAGACTGGAAGAAGCGTCCCTGGTTTACGATCTTCTATAAATTCCATACGATCCTCTACTTTATAGTTTTTCAGTTCTTTACAGGTCGTTACATTTTCTTCAGACATGTGATGACCATTGATAATCTCAGTGGAGGTACTCCATCCAGAGTATTTGGAGAGCCTTTCCTTGGCATCTCTCCGTTCATTGTGTTCAGGTTTCCTCCACTGATTATTTCCAAAGTTGATGCAGCTTTTTGCTTTTAGTTTTTTTGAGGGAACAAACGTTTCAACATAACTTACACGCTGGTGTTCTGCCTGTAACTTGTGTTGATTTGGTCGTGGCCTTAAGATGGTTCTCATTCCTTTTTGTGAAATTACATTCGAGGCATCGTACACATCCTTCGTATCCCAATCTTGGTAAGAGAGGCTGGCCAGACCTCGATCCTTTATCACCTCTTTAGAAAAAAGAAGGTCGCTAGCTACATTCTGAATGTAATTTTCGTGACATTTTAAGGAATGTTGATTCGATGGGTGGAAATCAGTGACAGGAGATGACAGAGAGGGTGGAAATCCATTCATTGATATCTTGAG
This region of Ranitomeya imitator isolate aRanImi1 chromosome 1, aRanImi1.pri, whole genome shotgun sequence genomic DNA includes:
- the HEATR4 gene encoding HEAT repeat-containing protein 4, encoding MERPTLYCEQNIFSEEPYQKIGKLKISMNGFPPSLSSPVTDFHPSNQHSLKCHENYIQNVASDLLFSKEVIKDRGLASLSYQDWDTKDVYDASNVISQKGMRTILRPRPNQHKLQAEHQRVSYVETFVPSKKLKAKSCINFGNNQWRKPEHNERRDAKERLSKYSGWSTSTEIINGHHMSEENVTTCKELKNYKVEDRMEFIEDRKPGTLLPVFYKIPGYLPPQKQVQDVGGKNKTAETLSIKHFELAPPLRLQDLMNPKVGKYVYATENDFESELYSGVSKIIHQRESKQKNCIVMDSNTRYEKHVRPSVPRSYKQWMSSDGQSDIDRSLRLKKGAERWAALPTVVGDKSERSPKKSETSAKVHIRSNSGSKETEPGPLTKKRALHNIVTEWRGAWLLSASWKDVTLEQLISDLSNVHSSHKISALVTIASSAVAAPQQIAFPAEILSLVSSALGEEDDLVRMAAALCQYFIREVSEEARKIMLKSLESGTDADSWAAAQCLALDGNYGYLVIKRVLEQMFAATNKEKEEQALYMLRELSNHTHLIHAVLGEALNSGDWGERLMSCKALCVLHGNIGQEVKNKLSHLMWNDWSPGVRGAAAKALGKLDQGKEVHHQIRKHLESDSWKSNVEALSLIGVLQIMTAQLLPGFLQSFENDFLAVRRQACQTAGLLQIKHEMVMNCLYQLVQNDPVWKVQAHAIRALGKIGHITPRVTALMLWAVRAKDPGVRIEAYRCIATLHLCDSEVHHALQDRVLLECDKLTRREVRQTLTALNMAHNGNQEMMSQVKRQLSKLCQKEALFPKVLRMEQDLASEQIALEQMLPNIPVWKHEKQEQRLLWDNVDKPFSGTYTAIGQIP